From the genome of Bubalus bubalis isolate 160015118507 breed Murrah chromosome 2, NDDB_SH_1, whole genome shotgun sequence, one region includes:
- the LOC102415474 gene encoding LOW QUALITY PROTEIN: olfactory receptor 2H1-like (The sequence of the model RefSeq protein was modified relative to this genomic sequence to represent the inferred CDS: substituted 1 base at 1 genomic stop codon), with product MVNHSFPVDFLLLGFSEHPGLERILFVVVSISYLLTLVGNTLIILLSMLNPRLHSPRYFFLSNLSFLDLCFTTSCVPQMLVHLWGPRKTISFLGCSVQLFIFLFLGTTECVLLTVMAFDRYVAVCQPLHXATIIHPHLCQQLAAVAWVTGLVESVVQTPPTLRLPFCSHRRVDDFVCEVPALIRLSCGDTTYNEIQMAVASVFILVVPLSLILVSYGAIARAVLRINSAIAWRKSLGTCSSHLIVVTLFYSSVIAVYLQPKNPYAQKRSKFFGLFYAVGTPLLNLLIYTLRNKEVKSALRRLLGKDVDSRESRGNAA from the coding sequence ATGGTCAACCACAGCTTCCCAGTGGACTTCCTCCTTCTGGGCTTCTCTGAACACCCAGGGCTTGAAAGAATCCTCTTCGTGGTTGTCTCAATCTCTTACCTCCTGACTCTGGTGGGCAACACACTCATCATCCTGCTGTCCATGCTGAACCCCAGGCTCCACTCCCCGaggtacttcttcctctccaacctctCCTTCCTGGACCTCTGCTTCACCACAAGCTGTGTCCCACAGATGCTGGTCCACCTCTGGGGCCCAAGGAAGACCATCAGCTTCCTTGGCTGCTCTGTCCAGCTCTTCATCTTCCTGTTCCTGGGGACCACAGAGTGTGTCCTCCTGACCGTGATGGCCTTTGACCGCTATGTGGCTGTCTGCCAGCCCCTCCACTAGGCCACCATCATCCACCCCCATCTGTGCCAGCAGCTGGCGGCCGTGGCCTGGGTCACTGGGCTGGTGGAGTCAGTGGTCCAGACACCACCGACCCTCCGTCTGCCTTTCTGCAGTCACCGGCGAGTGGATGATTTTGTGTGTGAGGTCCCAGCTCTAATTCGCCTCTCCTGTGGAGACACCACCTACAATGAGATCCAGATGGCTGTGGCCAGTGTCTTCATCTTGGTTGTGCCGCTCAGCCTCATCCTGGTTTCTTACGGTGCCATTGCCCGGGCAGTGCTGAGGATTAACTCGGCCATAGCATGGAGGAAGTCTCTGGGGACTTGCTCCTCCCACCTCATTGTGGTCACTCTTTTCTACAGCTCGGTCATTGCTGTCTACCTCCAGCCCAAAAATCCCTACGCCCAGAAGAGGAGCAAGTTCTTTGGTCTCTTCTATGCAGTGGGCACTCCTTTACTTAATCTTCTCATATACACCCTGAGGAACAAGGAGGTAAAGAGCGCACTCAGGAGGTTGCTGGGAAAGGATGTGGACTCCAGAGAGAGCCGAGGGAATGCTGCCTGA
- the LOC102415818 gene encoding LOW QUALITY PROTEIN: olfactory receptor 2H1 (The sequence of the model RefSeq protein was modified relative to this genomic sequence to represent the inferred CDS: inserted 2 bases in 1 codon): MVNHSFPVDFLLLGFSEHPGLERILFVVVSISYLLTXVGNTLIILLSMLDPRLHSPRYFFLSNLSFLDLCFTTSCVPQMLVHLWGPRKTISFLGCSVQLFIFLFLGTTECVLLTVMAFDRYVAVCQPLHYATIIHPRLCWQLAAMAWIMGLVQSVVQTPPTLCLPFCPHRQIDDFVCEVPSLIQLSCGDTTYNEIQLAVSSFIFLVMPLTLILISYGAVARAVLRINSAVAWRKALGTCSSHLIVITLFYSLVIAVYFQPKNPYAQKRGKFFGLFYAVGTPLLNPLIYSLRNKEVKGALRRLLGKDKDSREN, encoded by the exons ATGGTCAACCACAGCTTCCCAGTGGACTTCCTCCTTCTGGGCTTCTCTGAACACCCAGGGCTTGAAAGAATCCTCTTCGTGGTTGTCTCGATCTCTTACCTCCTGAC GGTGGGCAACACACTCATCATCCTGCTGTCCATGCTGGACCCCAGGCTCCACTCCCCAaggtacttcttcctctccaacctctCCTTCCTGGACCTCTGCTTCACCACAAGCTGTGTCCCACAGATGCTGGTCCACCTCTGGGGCCCAAGGAAGACCATCAGCTTCCTTGGCTGCTCTGTCCAGCTCTTCATCTTCCTGTTCCTGGGGACCACAGAGTGTGTCCTCCTGACCGTGATGGCCTTTGACCGCTATGTGGCTGTCTGCCAGCCCCTCCACTATGCCACCATCATCCACCCCCGCCTGTGCTGGCAGCTGGCGGCCATGGCCTGGATAATGGGTCTGGTCCAATCCGTAGTCCAGACACCACCAACCCTCTGCCTGCCCTTCTGCCCACATCGGCAGATAGATGACTTTGTGTGTGAGGTCCCTTCTCTAATTCAACTGTCCTGTGGAGACACCACCTACAATGAAATCCAGTTAGCTGTGTCCAGTTTCATCTTCCTGGTCATGCCACTTACCCTCATCCTTATCTCTTACGGTGCCGTTGCCCGGGCAGTGCTGAGGATTAACTCGGCCGTAGCATGGAGGAAGGCTCTGGGGACCTGCTCTTCCCATCTCATTGTGATCACCCTCTTCTACAGTTTAGTCATTGCTGTCTACTTCCAGCCCAAAAATCCCTATGCCCAGAAGAGAGGCAAGTTCTTTGGTCTCTTCTATGCAGTGGGCACTCCTTTACTTAATCCCCTCATATACAGCCTGAGGAACAAGGAGGTAAAGGGGGCACTCAGGAGGTTGCTGGGGAAAGACAAGGACTCCAGGGAGAACTAA